DNA from Penaeus vannamei isolate JL-2024 chromosome 3, ASM4276789v1, whole genome shotgun sequence:
tatatgtacgtaaattcattatatatatatatatatatatatatatgtgtgtgtgtgtgtgtgtgtgtgtgtgtgtgtgtataaataaatgtgtacacacacaaaaacgcacacacatatatgtatacatatatatatatatatatatatatatatatatatatatatatatatatatgtgtgtgtgtgtgtgtgtgtgtgtgtgtgtgtgtgtgtgtgtgtgtgtgtgtgtgtacctatgtatgtatatataagatttatatatgtattggcCGTTCCATACCCACGCAATGGAAAAGCACTGAAACCAAAGCGAAACCAGCACCACTGACTGACAAATTCTCACCATCCTCCGCCGTGGTGTGGTCACAGCACACGCCCCCCTCCGCGTCCTTCGTGATGGCCACACACACGAAGTACTCAGTGTAGGGCGTCGCGTCGAGGAAGGTGTACGCCGTTTCGTTTCCGGGAACCTCTGTTTCACCTTGGTCTGAGGAGAGAAGCATCGTTCAAGAAAactatctctgcctatctatctgtcgagaTCTCTGTTTATCCGACTTAAGATTTAATTggttatttgtctctctatccttctgtctatgtGCCTAATTCTCCTtggtttgtctatttatttatctagttttctatctacctatctatctgcctacctccTTACTTACCTAATTATCCGTGTATTAACATATCAGGCTATCTTatgtcaaactatcaacctgtttatcgataaaaaggaaaacaacaataagaaataacATTAAATTGTGTTTCTGACATATTGACGAGTTAGTAATGTTaagatttcatttcatttcctaaCGTGgctgtttttctattcatctttgCGTACACGGtgctgtgtgtttctgtttatgtatctatcaatctatgttcttatctatcagtctatatgcctacatatctgtctgtctacctgtcaacatatctgtctatttatctatctatcaacataatTTATCCAGTAGTATAGTGTTCCATTACCTTCATCAGCTGACCACTTAACAGTAGAGTTCCAGGTGATATAGTAGTACTGATCCTTGCAGGTGACGCTTCCATGGTCCCACATAACAGTGAAGTTTCTAGAAGCTGCTCCATCACATGTCACAGTTTCCAAAGGAGCTGCAATAAGGATGGATGTATGTTAGGAAAATGTTAGAGTGTTAGTCTGAAGTTGAGTTAATGAACCGGTACTGCTCAGCGATAACATGGCGGTATTGTGTTGGATTTAAGAAAGATTATCGTTTCTTTGAGCGCTTAAAGAATAAGTGACCTGTTTAACATTTCCATGATTACTCTATAACCAGTCATTTGAGTGCAAgcgtttacttttcctttttttaaattttggtccTCAGTTTACTGCGTCTCACCTTCCCCTGTGACATAAATAACCCTTTTGTTGGATTCAGCCCCAAACCCCCTCGCCGTCTTTGCGGCAACGGTGAGAGTGTAGTTATGGCAAGCAGCTGTGCCATACACCCTCGCCGTCAAAGTGTCTCCGTCAGTCTCTtgcatctcctcctctccgtcgTCGCCGATTCGCGTGATCCTGTAGCGTTGGATGACTCCGTTCGGCTCCTCAGGAGGCTCCCAAGTTACGGACAAATAGTTTGATCCTTCTGTCACATTAACGATGCTCGGGGCGCTCGGAACTGCGAGAGTAAAGAAACGCCGCCTCGGGCAATGACGAACATTTTAACCTTGAGAATTATGGCTGGAAACTATTACTTTAGACGTAGAAAACTACATCCATTGCTTCCAAATGTTGATATGTACATGGTCAcatctatgattatgattatgtagCCACATGATACTCTAGCGCCGCAGATGTACAATCCATACTTTGAGAATTACAGAGACCGTTTCGCCTCCCTAACTTACAGTATTCAGCGGTCAGGGCCTCGCACTCTAGAGCCGGACCGTATCCCGATGCAGTTTTGCCCTTGATGGAAATCAGGACCTCGCTATACGGCCGAATGCCACTGATAGTGTAACTCATTTGCCCGGTCGTGTCCCAGTCCTCGTCGGCCAAGGACCCGTTCCACTTCGCCTCCCACAGCCAACTGACGTTGTAAGTGTACACAGCGCAGTTTGTGAGCGGAAGAGCCCAGCTGAGCGACACTAAGTCACTAGATTCCTTGATGATGGTGCAGTTGGCTGGCATTGGGGGAACTGGCGGGCAGAGGGaaggatttcattattattactacgacaactactgctactactactaccactatcatcatcatcattatcatgacctttatcatcaccaccaccattatcatcattattattatcaatgatttcattgttacctttattattactaaaatcattgttactattgttgtttgtgctgttgtctgtattgttattaataacattttattagtcttgttatcattattattcttgttattattattgttgcagttatcatcactgtcattatcattatcatcactatcattattctctttaggatggatattcatgtttttttgttttgtttttttgtattatgatccatttccttattattgttcctgttattactgctattatttttattgatgttattatgattataattacgatcatgattatcattatcattatcactatcgccaattaccattattaatatcattattatcgtaatcatcagcattattatgtgCTTCTCTTGCATTCTGCCGGAAGGGACCTCATCAAAGCACCTCATGTATAACAGTAACTGAGTACCTACAGGGTATAATGAAGGAAGAAACATGTTCAAGTGAGATGATAAGTATAGAAATAACTGCACTAACAAACCTTCACTGTCAGTAATTCCTGTCGCCTGTTCACTCGAAAAAAAGACCTGATTGGAATAGACAGCCACGATGATTATGAAATATTCCGTACAGCTTAACAGGCCATCCAAACGATAGCGAAGGTCATATACGATAATGTCTCCAGGTGTAATTCCGGAACCAGACGACAGGACCCGGTAATATTGTGGCGAGGAACCGGGTGGTGGTTCCCATGTCACttccaaggaggaggaagatagggtggTGACCCTAACGTTGATTGGGGGTCCAGGTTCTGCAATGGAAAATCTTATTGAGTATGGGTTAGGTTTGTGCattcgtgggtgtgggtgtgttcgttttttgtttatagatatactgtacatacgtgtgtgtgtgtgtgtgcagtcttAAAAACAATACGTTGGACcttatgtatttgcgtgtgtgtaggtatatgtacattatatactgaatatggtatatagatagataggcaaaaagtgtattttttgtgtatttgcaaACGTGCTCATACGTAATTACGTATGTGCGTCCGTGTTTGTGTACAGATAAAATTTAGGCGTGTGTATATGTAGCCTATGTGTATAATCTGTGTAGAGCATCTGCATAAATAAATTTACCAATCCAGTTGTTTGTGCACTCGCGTATTTTTAAACGAGCCTATAAGTGTTTGTCTCCATCCATGCACAATCAATCATCGTAATTAAACATTTTCTCTGCCTATGTTCTGCTCATACGataagcatgtatacatatatttgtttttgtgtgtgtgtgcgtgtgtgcgtacgcgtgcgtgtgtgcgtgcgtgcatatgtgtgtactgcttgtatatatacaaaacagtaacatttatatatatacatatatatatatcatatataatatatatatatatatatcatatatatatatatatatatatatatatatatatataatgtatataatatatatatatatatatatatatatatatatatatatatatatatgtatatatatatatatatatatatatatatatatatatatatatatatatatatatgtatatatgtatatatatatatatatatatcatatatatatacatatatacatatatatattatattatattatatataaatatatagatagatagatagatatatatataatatatatattatatatatatatatatatatatatatatatatatatatatatatatatatatatatatatatatatatatgtgtgtgtgtgtgtgtgtgtgtgtgtgtgtgtgtgtgtgtgtgtgtgtgtgtgtgtgtgtgtgtgtgtgtgtgtgtgtgtgtgcgtgtgtatgtgtatgtatgcatgtatgtatatataattgcttACCAGCTTGAGGATTTCCTTCAACGTCACCCGCCTTTACATATCCTTTGCTCACCTGCGAACATAGAAAAATTATTTAGGAACCCATATTTCATGTATGatttaatcaatgataataataaagataataatggtaatgatgataataataataataataataataataataataataacgatcgtaacaataatgatgatgataatatgatgatgatgttagaaaATTTTAAAACACAAGATAATTTTGTAAAATACCTGAGACCAAACAGGTGAAGCAACCCACCTGCTGTGCATaattaacattgtttttattcTAATACAGACTAATCGcgaatttatttttctcttttgtatataattctattggtatttatataatttagtcatattatacatatacatggctcTATGTTACTCTACCAAGAACAAGAACTTTCCTAACTAAAGCATATACCCTCTTTCAACTAACTTTCAAATTAAGTTAGGCGACGAGATGCTCTGAAACACCGGACTAACCTTAAATATCACGACCGCcgtccttattactatcattatcattatttctactgttatcattatcagtttcagtTTTACTTCCATctctgttatcttcattattaacttatttatcccaattcttatgattgtcattatcaacaggaTCATAAGCAGCAACATCATTATGTAGATTTTTATCAccggcatcatcattattactactgatttgatcactccatcatcatcatcatcaccatcatcgtaataatcgccattaacatcatcataatcggtaatgtcaccatcgtcatctccgccattattagcataatcatcactatcgcaCCAACACCGTTAGAAGTTAGTTGATGCCCCTGTGCGCGCTCGCAAATCCCTGGCTTTGGGGGCTGGAGTGTCCTTTGCGGTTGGCCTTCGTCTGACATCCGAGAGGGCATTGAAGCAGCAAGGGCATTCAGCCGATAAATGTGTTACTTGGTATTATCTTGATCATGTTTATTGTAAAGTTATCGTTACATAATAGGACTACGGACGAGGCACAGGCAACGCCCAGAACAGTAATCTTATGACACGGAATTGGTCCAAGATTGAGGATTCCTTCTTGTGAGTTAGTGGAACATGACAATGGAAGGAAAGTGTAGGGAATAAGACGAATCACTAGAATATGGAGATGAAGGCTTATGATTTAGGAATCACCGAACAGGGCTTAAAATCCTAGTATTTTGGTATTCTGTCTATGGATTGGCGCCTGTCATGTGTTCGGCAACATACCCAATCTTGTTTTGACAGTCTGAGATTTTTTAAGAATAATGAATGATATCAACAGAGGAGACTTGTGACATGACTCTTAATTGAActagagtaaaaaataaaagaaaggagaccTCAGCATCTTGTGTCTAATGAATGTTAATTAGTTTCCTGTCTGactcacacattttttttttttttttttttttagaattatcattattattattattatcattattaatattaaccaggaaaacagacacgtacacgagagaaatactaatggtaataatgtagaAGAACGTTATTATCTGGAAAACATTATCAGTCACATGTCAATGT
Protein-coding regions in this window:
- the LOC113804095 gene encoding phosphatidylinositol phosphatase PTPRQ — encoded protein: MQSATRILTFLGVCLLFSEGFGFSVEEVSKGYVKAGDVEGNPQAEPGPPINVRVTTLSSSSLEVTWEPPPGSSPQYYRVLSSGSGITPGDIIVYDLRYRLDGLLSCTEYFIIIVAVYSNQVFFSSEQATGITDSEVPPMPANCTIIKESSDLVSLSWALPLTNCAVYTYNVSWLWEAKWNGSLADEDWDTTGQMSYTISGIRPYSEVLISIKGKTASGYGPALECEALTAEYFPSAPSIVNVTEGSNYLSVTWEPPEEPNGVIQRYRITRIGDDGEEEMQETDGDTLTARVYGTAACHNYTLTVAAKTARGFGAESNKRVIYVTGEAPLETVTCDGAASRNFTVMWDHGSVTCKDQYYYITWNSTVKWSADEDQGETEVPGNETAYTFLDATPYTEYFVCVAITKDAEGGVCCDHTTAEDGPSAPVIKEISSFRGDVRISWSPPEEANGVVRNYNVSWESEDADPGTQEFDDVTEGLVVGLEKCHTYTFSVAAGTIVWGNKSETREVEVVNYVDSVTCISGGTDRVLAQYEFATQNCGFNMRNTNWKVNVLWNNNTWSQSTSDDSSPATGSFTVPGLEPFSQVEVCMSVPGRDEEKACCSATTDEAVPDEPSEVIVSKVTNTTAHISWTMPLHVNGAIKSWEVTLRGDTDNEETENDVEGEMMFFDATDLTPSTNYEVTVKCQTGGGLSKGTRSSFKTLNADNTGDNQPNIGLIIGLSVGGGIIVLLLGVASIVSFLRQKKRRRSEQAKEEDHPQSHYNNGFGPTKAQYEGDGIEEDHL